Proteins found in one Panicum hallii strain FIL2 chromosome 4, PHallii_v3.1, whole genome shotgun sequence genomic segment:
- the LOC112889564 gene encoding benzyl alcohol O-benzoyltransferase-like, whose amino-acid sequence MASSLPAFTVRRGEPVLVAPAEPTPREVKPLSDIDDGEGMRFYSSGIHLYRSNPAKAGQDPARVIREALARALVPYYPLAGRLREEKGRKLVVDCAGQGVMFAEADADLTADDFGDVQSPPFPCFESFILESTTIAGVEPVVDRPLLYIQVTRLKCGGFIFGQRFCHCIVDAPGGMQFEKAICELACGAGAPSVAPAWGREMFMARRPPRPSYPHLEYREPAGGHDRMLSTPPADMARVPFFFGAREIAGLRQRAPPGMRCSRFELVAACIWRSRTAALGYSPDEEVRLSFIVNARGRPEIPLPDGFYGNAFAYSVAATTAGELCGRDLGYALELVKKAKAAVTHDYLLSVADLMVLEGRPLFALSRTYIVSDVSHAGFKSVDFGWGKAVYGGPAKGGEGPLPGVTNYFSRAKNGKGEECTVVPVCLPKDAMEKFQLEVEGLTAEL is encoded by the coding sequence ATGGCGTCGTCGCTGCCGGCGTTCACGGTGCGGCGGGGCGAGCCGGTGCTGGTGGCGCCGGCGGAGCCCACGCCGCGGGAGGTCAAGCCGCTGTCGGACATCGACGACGGGGAGGGCATGCGGTTCTACAGCTCGGGGATCCACCTGTACCGCAGCAACCCGGCCAAGGCGGGGCAGGACCCGGCCAGGGTCATCCGGGAGGCGCTGGCTAGGGCGCTCGTCCCGTACTACCCGCTCGCAGGCCGCCTCCGCGAGGAGAAAGGGAGGAAGCTCGTCGTGGACTGCGCTGGCCAGGGCGTCATGTTCGCGGAGGCCGACGCCGACCTCACCGCCGACGACTTCGGGGACGTGCAGAGCCCGCCGTTCCCGTGCTTCGAGAGCTTCATTCTGGAGAGCACCACCATCGCCGGCGTCGAGCCCGTCGTCGACCGCCCCCTGCTCTACATCCAGGTGACGCGGCTCAAGTGCGGGGGCTTCATCTTCGGCCAGCGCTTCTGCCACTGCATCGTGGACGCCCCGGGCGGCATGCAGTTCGAGAAGGCCATCTGCGAGCTCGcgtgcggcgccggcgcgccgtCCGTGgcgccggcgtggggcagggAGATGTTCATGGCGCGGCGGCCTCCGCGGCCGTCGTACCCGCACCTCGAGTACCGCGAGCCGGCGGGCGGGCACGACAGGATGCTGTCGACGCCCCCGGCCGACATGGCGCGCGTCCCCTTCTTCTTCGGGGCCCGGGAGATCGCGGGGCTGCGCCAGCGAGCGCCGCCGGGCATGCGCTGCTCCCGCTTCGAGCTGGTGGCCGCCTGCATCTGGCGCAGCCGCACGGCGGCGCTCGGGTACTCGCCGGACGAGGAGGTGCGCCTGTCCTTCATCGTGaacgcgcgcggccgccccgAGATCCCGCTCCCCGACGGCTTCTACGGGAACGCGTTCGCCTACTCCGTGGCGGCGACCACCGCCGGGGAGCTCTGCGGCAGGGACCTCGGGTACGCGCTGGAGCTGGTGAAGAAGGCCAAGGCGGCGGTGACGCACGACTACCTGCTGTCGGTGGCGGACCTGATGGTGCTGGAGGGGCGGCCGCTGTTCGCGCTGTCGCGGACGTACATCGTGTCGGACGTGAGCCACGCCGGGTTCAAGAGCGTGGACTTCGGGTGGGGGAAGGCCGTCTACGGCGGGCCGGCCAAGGGCGGCGAAGGGCCGCTTCCCGGCGTGACCAACTACTTCTCGCGGGCCAAGAACGGCAAGGGGGAGGAGTGCACTGTGGTGCCCGTCTGCCTGCCCAAGGACGCCATGGAGAAGTTCCAGCTCGAGGTGGAAGGACTCACCGCGGAGCTCTAG
- the LOC112890226 gene encoding benzyl alcohol O-benzoyltransferase-like, with protein MASSLPAFTVRRAGEPVLVAPAAPTPREAKPLSDIDDAEGMRFYSSGIHLYRGDPARAGQDPARVVREALARALVPYYPLAGRLREEKGRKLVVDCAGQGVMFAEADADLTADDFGDVKSPPFPCFERFILESTTIAGVEPVVDRPLLYVQVTRLKCGGFIFGRRICHCLVDAPGAMQFEKAVCEFARGAEAPSLAPAWGRETFMARQPPRPSYPHLEYREPAGGHDRMMSTPPGDMARVPFFFGPREIAGLRQRAPPHMRGSCSRFELVAAGIWRSRAAALEYAPDEEVRLSFIVNARGRAGVPLPEGFYGNAFAYSVAATTAGELCGRDLGYALELVKKAKAAVTHDYLLSVADLMVLEGRPLFALSRTYIVSDVSHAGFKSVDFGWGEAVYGGPAKGGEGPLPGVTNYLSRAKNGKGEECTVVPVCLPKDAMEKFQLEVEGLTAEH; from the exons ATGGCGTCGTCGTTGCCGGCGTTCACGGTGCGGCGGGCCGGGGAGCCGGTGCtggtggcgccggcggcgccgacgcCGCGGGAGGCGAAGCCACTGTCGGACATCGACGACGCCGAGGGCATGCGGTTCTACAGCTCGGGCATCCACCTGTACCGCGGCGACCCGGCCAGGGCGGGGCAGGACCCGGCCAGGGTCGTCCGGGAGGCGCTGGCCAGGGCGCTCGTCCCGTACTACCCGCTCGCGGGCCGCCTCCGCGAGGAGAAAGGGAGGAAGCTCGTCGTGGACTGCGCTGGCCAGGGCGTCATGTTCGCGGAGGCCGACGCCGACCTCACCGCCGACGACTTCGGCGACGTGAAGAGCCCGCCGTTCCCGTGCTTCGAGCGGTTTATTCTGGAGAGCACCACCATCGCCGGCGTCGAGCCCGTCGTCGACCGGCCATTGTTGTACGTTCAG GTGACAAGGCTCAAGTGTGGAGGCTTCATATTCGGGCGGCGGATCTGCCACTGCCTGGTGGACGCTCCGGGAGCCATGCAGTTCGAGAAGGCCGTGTGCGAGTTCGCGCGGGGCGCCGAGGCGCCGTCGCTGgcgccggcgtggggcagggAGACGTTCATGGCGCGGCAGCCCCCGCGACCGTCGTACCCGCACCTCGAGTACCGTGAGCCGGCGGGCGGGCACGACCGGATGATGTCGACGCCCCCCGGCGACATGGCGCGAGTCCCGTTCTTCTTCGGGCCGCGGGAGATCGCCGGGCTGCGCCAGCGCGCGCCCCCGCACATGCGCGGGAGCTGCTCCCGCTTCGAGCTGGTGGCCGCTGGCATCTGGCGcagccgggcggcggcgctcgagTACGCGCCGGACGAGGAGGTGCGCCTGTCGTTCATCGTgaacgcgcgcggccgcgccggcgTCCCGCTCCCCGAGGGCTTCTACGGGAACGCGTTCGCCTACTCCGTGGCGGCGACCACCGCCGGGGAGCTCTGCGGCAGGGACCTCGGGTACGCGCTGGAGCTGGTGAAGAAGGCCAAGGCGGCGGTGACGCACGACTACCTGCTGTCGGTGGCGGACCTGATGGTGCTGGAGGGGCGGCCACTGTTCGCGCTGTCGCGGACGTACATCGTGTCGGACGTGAGCCACGCCGGGTTCAAGAGCGTGGACTTCGGGTGGGGGGAGGCCGTCTACGGCGGGCCAGCCAAGGGCGGCGAAGGGCCGCTTCCCGGCGTGACCAACTACTTGTCGCGGGCCAAGAACGGCAAGGGGGAGGAGTGCACGGTGGTGCCCGTCTGCCTGCCCAAGGACGCCATGGAGAAGTTCCAGCTCGAGGTGGAAGGACTCACCGCGGAGCACTAG